A portion of the Chromobacterium sp. IIBBL 290-4 genome contains these proteins:
- a CDS encoding PaaI family thioesterase: MSEFMQRFAELRDRKAFGEIVDALPYVKLMGTILNEDEQGELRFELPFLARNVGNTSLPALHGGLIGGFMESAAMIHLMWNRESLEAPKIVDFSLDYLRPGRPQTLFARCEITKQGKRVAHVLIEAWQEDRAKPVAVARAHFLLSN, translated from the coding sequence ATGAGCGAATTCATGCAACGCTTCGCCGAACTGCGCGATCGCAAGGCTTTTGGCGAAATCGTCGACGCGCTGCCCTATGTCAAGCTGATGGGCACCATCCTGAACGAGGACGAGCAGGGCGAGCTGCGCTTTGAACTGCCTTTTCTGGCGCGCAATGTCGGCAATACCTCCTTGCCGGCCCTGCACGGCGGCCTGATAGGCGGCTTCATGGAAAGCGCGGCGATGATACATCTGATGTGGAATCGCGAATCGCTGGAAGCCCCCAAGATTGTCGATTTCTCGCTGGACTATCTGCGCCCGGGCCGTCCGCAAACGCTGTTCGCCCGCTGCGAGATCACCAAGCAGGGCAAGCGCGTGGCGCATGTGCTGATCGAAGCCTGGCAGGAGGACCGCGCCAAACCGGTAGCAGTGGCGCGCGCGCACTTTCTGCTCTCCAACTGA
- the serC gene encoding 3-phosphoserine/phosphohydroxythreonine transaminase: MAKVYNFSAGPAVLPHQVLAEAQSELLDWHGSGMSVMEMSHRGKEFMQIIHEAEHDLRELMHIPAGYKVMFLQGGASLQFAMAPLNLLGDRDSIDIVNTGHWSKLAIKEAKRYAKVNVAASSEDRNFAYIPEESGWQRDPKAAYLHYTSNETIGGLQFPDVPSTLDGVPLVCDMSSDFLSREVDISRFGMIYAGAQKNIGPSGLTVLIIREDLLGKARADIPTMMNYQVHADADSMYNTPGTYPIYIAGLVFKWLKEQGGVKGIATRNEEKAGLLYHMIDSSEGFYSSHIERPYRSKMNVVFRLKDEALDEIFLLEARKNGLAQLKGHRVVGGMRASIYNAMPIEGVKSLVNFMQDFARQYG; this comes from the coding sequence ATGGCCAAGGTGTACAACTTCTCCGCGGGTCCCGCCGTATTGCCGCATCAAGTGCTGGCCGAGGCGCAGAGCGAGCTGCTGGACTGGCACGGCTCCGGCATGAGCGTGATGGAGATGAGCCATCGCGGCAAGGAGTTCATGCAGATCATCCATGAAGCCGAGCATGATCTGCGCGAGCTGATGCACATCCCGGCCGGCTACAAGGTGATGTTCCTGCAAGGCGGCGCCTCGCTGCAGTTCGCCATGGCGCCGCTCAATCTCCTGGGCGACCGCGACAGCATAGACATCGTCAACACCGGCCATTGGTCCAAACTGGCGATCAAGGAAGCCAAGCGCTACGCCAAGGTCAACGTGGCGGCCAGCAGCGAAGACCGCAATTTCGCCTACATCCCGGAAGAATCCGGCTGGCAGCGCGACCCGAAAGCCGCCTATCTGCACTACACCTCGAATGAGACCATAGGCGGCCTGCAATTCCCGGATGTGCCGTCCACGCTGGATGGCGTGCCGCTGGTTTGCGACATGTCGTCGGACTTCCTGTCGCGCGAAGTGGACATCAGCCGCTTCGGCATGATCTATGCCGGCGCGCAAAAGAATATCGGCCCCTCCGGCCTGACCGTGCTGATCATCCGCGAAGACCTGCTGGGCAAGGCGCGCGCCGACATTCCCACCATGATGAACTATCAGGTCCATGCCGACGCCGATTCCATGTACAACACGCCGGGCACTTACCCGATTTATATCGCCGGCCTGGTGTTCAAGTGGCTGAAGGAACAAGGCGGCGTCAAGGGCATCGCCACCCGCAACGAGGAAAAAGCGGGCCTGCTGTACCACATGATAGACAGCAGCGAAGGCTTCTATTCCAGCCACATCGAGCGGCCTTACCGCTCCAAGATGAATGTGGTGTTCCGCTTGAAAGACGAGGCGTTGGACGAGATTTTCTTGCTGGAGGCGCGCAAGAACGGATTGGCGCAACTGAAAGGCCACCGCGTGGTGGGCGGCATGCGCGCGTCCATCTATAACGCGATGCCGATAGAGGGCGTCAAATCCCTGGTCAACTTCATGCAAGACTTCGCTCGGCAGTACGGATAA
- a CDS encoding PaaI family thioesterase, with protein MIPTPANPRVLEAMSQLFVSFPHCATLGFEYVGTDGRKPTLKLQWREDLVGNPATGILHGGVITSLVDTCSAIAVTAHLSEIETIATLDLRIDYLKSATPGKAIHCRAECYRLASQIAFTRAVCYHDDPADPIAHGVATFMRESSRTPMLPEGAQ; from the coding sequence ATGATTCCGACGCCCGCCAATCCCCGGGTGCTGGAGGCGATGAGCCAGCTCTTCGTCTCCTTTCCGCACTGCGCCACGCTGGGTTTCGAGTACGTCGGAACGGACGGCCGCAAGCCCACGCTGAAGCTGCAATGGCGTGAAGACCTGGTCGGCAATCCGGCTACCGGCATCTTGCACGGCGGGGTGATCACCTCGCTGGTGGATACCTGCAGCGCCATCGCAGTCACCGCGCATCTGTCGGAAATCGAAACCATCGCCACGCTGGATTTGCGTATCGACTACCTGAAGTCGGCCACGCCGGGCAAGGCGATTCATTGCCGGGCGGAGTGCTACCGCCTGGCCAGCCAGATCGCCTTCACCCGCGCGGTGTGCTATCACGACGACCCGGCCGATCCCATCGCGCACGGCGTCGCCACCTTCATGCGTGAATCCAGCCGGACGCCGATGCTGCCGGAGGGCGCGCAATGA